From Acidimicrobiia bacterium, the proteins below share one genomic window:
- a CDS encoding GuaB1 family IMP dehydrogenase-related protein, translating into MQFLNDRKPSHDLTYSDVFLAPSYSNVASRMQVDLTTPDGIGTTIPVVVANMTAVAGRRMAETVARRGGVAVFPQDIPAEAIADMTSAVKRSHLVFDTPITLHPSDRIINALDLMHKRSHGAVIVVDEAHRPVGIFTEVDGEGFDRFTPLGDVMSSHTIAISDKLSPPDLFNALSERRVHLAPVIDDDGRLSGVVTEKGALRATHYRPAVDRTGRLLVAAAIGVNGDVAAKTRTLMETGVDVIVVDTAHGHQQKMIEALAAVRSVNDELPVVAGNVVTAEGTKDLINAGADIVKVGVGPGAMCTTRMMTGVGRPQFSAVVDCAAAARAAGRHVWADGGVRHPRDVALAIAAGAANVMIGSWFAGTFESAADTLRDSDGKLYKENYGMASRRAVTFRSRAETAFERARKEMFEEGISQSRMYLDPRTPSVEDILDRIVTGVRSASTYVGATNIDEFHERAVVGVQSFTGYTEGQPIPESW; encoded by the coding sequence ATGCAGTTCCTGAATGATCGAAAGCCGTCGCACGACCTCACCTACTCGGACGTCTTCCTGGCGCCGAGCTACTCGAACGTGGCCTCACGCATGCAGGTTGATCTGACGACTCCCGACGGCATCGGCACGACCATTCCGGTGGTTGTTGCGAACATGACCGCCGTGGCGGGCCGGCGGATGGCCGAGACTGTTGCCAGGCGCGGCGGGGTCGCCGTATTCCCCCAGGACATTCCTGCCGAGGCAATCGCAGACATGACCTCGGCCGTGAAACGCAGTCATCTGGTTTTCGACACGCCTATCACGCTCCACCCGAGCGATCGCATCATCAACGCGCTCGATCTGATGCACAAGCGGTCCCACGGCGCGGTGATCGTGGTGGACGAGGCGCACCGCCCGGTGGGCATCTTCACAGAAGTCGACGGCGAGGGGTTCGACCGTTTCACGCCTCTGGGGGACGTCATGAGTTCGCACACGATTGCCATCTCCGACAAGTTGTCACCCCCGGACCTCTTCAACGCCCTCAGCGAGCGGCGCGTGCATCTGGCCCCGGTGATCGACGACGACGGCCGCCTCTCCGGGGTGGTCACCGAGAAAGGCGCGCTGCGCGCAACTCACTATCGACCGGCCGTCGACCGCACCGGGAGGTTGTTGGTGGCCGCTGCGATCGGCGTCAACGGAGATGTTGCTGCCAAGACGAGAACGCTCATGGAAACTGGAGTCGATGTCATCGTTGTCGACACCGCGCACGGCCACCAGCAGAAGATGATCGAAGCGCTGGCGGCGGTTCGCTCGGTCAACGACGAACTCCCGGTTGTGGCGGGGAACGTCGTAACCGCGGAGGGGACCAAGGACCTCATCAACGCAGGTGCGGACATCGTGAAGGTCGGGGTTGGACCGGGAGCCATGTGCACAACCCGGATGATGACCGGAGTCGGGCGCCCGCAGTTCTCGGCGGTCGTGGATTGCGCTGCCGCGGCCCGTGCTGCCGGCAGGCATGTATGGGCCGATGGCGGGGTCCGGCATCCCCGCGATGTCGCTCTGGCCATCGCTGCGGGAGCAGCCAACGTCATGATCGGATCCTGGTTTGCCGGCACGTTCGAGTCTGCCGCCGACACGCTCCGCGACTCAGACGGCAAGCTCTACAAAGAGAACTATGGGATGGCCTCCCGGCGAGCCGTCACCTTCCGTTCCCGGGCCGAGACCGCTTTCGAGAGAGCGCGCAAAGAGATGTTCGAAGAGGGCATCTCGCAATCGCGCATGTACCTGGACCCGAGAACACCGAGCGTCGAAGACATACTCGACCGCATCGTGACCGGAGTGCGATCCGCCAGCACCTACGTGGGCGCGACGAACATCGATGAGTTCCACGAACGGGCCGTCGTCGGAGTCCAGTCATTCACCGGGTACACCGAAGGACAGCCGATACCCGAGAGCTGGTAG
- a CDS encoding ATP-dependent DNA ligase has product MSARPFDPPVRPMKAKVREEPPRPPGWVYEPKWDGFRMIAWGGSKPRLDSRNGKPLLRYFPELEPALAQLPAGTVVDGEVVVVSGGVTEFDTLQLRIHPAASRIAMLAEEIPAELVVFDLLADRGEDLRSAPYLERRTKLEGLFKGLGFPWHLTPATSSFEVAERWFTEFEGAGCDGIICKQADGVYLEDKREWIKWKHRRDADCVVGGYRIHKDGDKIGSILLGLYNDAGDLHFIGHCSGFTNQDRVAILELLEQIRADESFGGDGGAVRVPGGESRWSSGKDLSWIPVQPGVVVQVSYDQLEGGRFRHAARFERWRPDKPAAECTMDQLVRPEGAAFNEIVAGEPST; this is encoded by the coding sequence ATGAGTGCACGGCCGTTCGACCCGCCTGTGAGACCCATGAAAGCCAAGGTCAGGGAGGAGCCACCGCGTCCACCCGGATGGGTGTACGAACCCAAATGGGACGGCTTCCGGATGATCGCCTGGGGAGGCTCCAAGCCGCGTCTCGACAGCCGGAACGGCAAGCCGCTTTTGCGGTACTTCCCCGAACTCGAGCCGGCGCTCGCCCAACTGCCTGCCGGGACGGTCGTTGACGGCGAGGTGGTGGTCGTTTCCGGCGGAGTGACCGAGTTCGACACCCTGCAGCTGCGCATACATCCGGCCGCCTCCCGCATCGCCATGCTTGCAGAGGAGATCCCGGCCGAGCTCGTCGTGTTCGACCTTCTCGCCGACCGGGGCGAGGATCTGCGATCGGCGCCATACCTCGAACGGCGCACAAAGCTCGAGGGTCTGTTCAAGGGTCTCGGATTCCCCTGGCATCTGACTCCGGCCACCTCGAGTTTCGAGGTGGCGGAAAGATGGTTCACCGAGTTCGAGGGCGCCGGATGCGATGGGATTATCTGCAAGCAAGCCGACGGTGTCTACCTCGAGGACAAACGCGAATGGATCAAGTGGAAGCATCGACGGGACGCCGACTGCGTGGTTGGCGGCTATCGGATCCACAAGGACGGCGACAAGATCGGTTCGATCCTTCTCGGGCTCTACAACGACGCGGGCGATTTGCACTTCATCGGGCACTGTTCCGGGTTCACCAACCAGGATCGGGTGGCGATCCTCGAGCTACTGGAACAGATCCGTGCGGATGAGAGCTTCGGAGGCGACGGCGGCGCCGTGCGGGTGCCCGGCGGCGAATCGCGCTGGTCGAGCGGCAAAGACTTGTCATGGATCCCCGTGCAACCCGGTGTCGTGGTGCAAGTCAGCTACGACCAGCTGGAGGGTGGGAGGTTTCGTCACGCCGCGAGATTCGAGCGTTGGCGTCCCGACAAACCGGCAGCCGAATGCACGATGGATCAGCTCGTGCGCCCTGAGGGTGCGGCCTTCAACGAAATAGTGGCCGGAGAACCCAGTACTTAG
- a CDS encoding cytidine/deoxycytidylate deaminase family protein, which produces MRPSWDEYFLELVDQVGTRATCDRGKSGCVVVRNKRIICTGYVGSPSGLPHCDDAGHDFKQMIDEDGTTRQHCVRTVHAEQNAICQAARYGLQLEGTTLYCSMEPCRVCAMLIASAGIERVVARRRYHAGQDTRHILARAGVELLIVEDVVETYDKQ; this is translated from the coding sequence ATGCGGCCGAGTTGGGATGAGTACTTCCTCGAGCTGGTGGACCAGGTCGGCACACGTGCGACCTGTGACCGGGGCAAGAGCGGATGCGTCGTTGTACGCAACAAACGGATCATCTGCACCGGCTACGTAGGGTCCCCGTCGGGCTTGCCGCACTGTGATGATGCCGGGCACGACTTCAAACAGATGATCGATGAGGACGGCACGACCAGGCAACACTGCGTTCGCACTGTTCACGCCGAGCAGAACGCAATCTGCCAGGCAGCCCGTTACGGCTTGCAGCTCGAAGGTACGACGCTCTACTGCTCGATGGAGCCCTGCCGGGTTTGCGCGATGCTCATTGCCAGTGCGGGAATCGAACGGGTCGTCGCCCGCCGTCGCTACCACGCGGGCCAGGACACTCGCCACATTCTCGCGCGAGCGGGAGTCGAGCTGTTGATAGTCGAGGACGTCGTGGAGACCTACGACAAGCAGTAG
- a CDS encoding DNA primase small subunit domain-containing protein: protein MASEDTRVEVGGREIRISNPEKVLFPEQGWTKLDVVEHFLLCASGALRGVYNRPVLLKRWNQGVGERALFVKRPKGAPRLVDVSFPSARPGQMFAPMDEGDVIWMAQMNCIDLNPWNARADDLLHPDELRIDLDPTDGYDFEAAREVAGTVREVLEGLGLVGWPKTSGNRGIHIYTRVEREWDFYEIRRAGLALAREVERRNDLATTAWWKEERDGVFIDFNQNAWDKTIASAYSIRHTGLVSAPFRWSELADIDHRAMDMMSFKDRWADVGDLTDGIDGAAGRLEGLLEMVAADEENGLGDAPWPPHYPKMPGEPPRVQPSKMRKENWE from the coding sequence TTGGCCTCAGAGGACACCCGTGTCGAAGTCGGTGGACGCGAGATCCGGATAAGCAATCCGGAGAAGGTGCTGTTTCCCGAACAGGGATGGACGAAGCTCGACGTCGTCGAACACTTCCTACTGTGTGCTTCGGGAGCACTGCGGGGCGTCTACAACAGGCCGGTGCTGCTGAAGCGCTGGAACCAGGGCGTCGGCGAGCGGGCGCTGTTCGTGAAGCGGCCGAAGGGCGCCCCGCGACTTGTCGATGTGAGCTTCCCTTCCGCCCGGCCCGGCCAGATGTTCGCCCCGATGGACGAAGGCGACGTTATCTGGATGGCCCAGATGAACTGCATCGACCTGAACCCCTGGAACGCCAGGGCCGACGACCTGCTGCATCCCGATGAGCTCCGCATCGACCTGGACCCCACCGACGGCTACGACTTCGAGGCCGCTCGAGAGGTTGCCGGGACCGTACGCGAGGTGCTCGAGGGCCTGGGTCTCGTGGGGTGGCCGAAGACGTCGGGAAATCGCGGCATCCATATCTACACCCGCGTCGAACGGGAATGGGATTTCTATGAGATCCGCCGGGCCGGGCTGGCACTCGCCAGGGAGGTCGAGCGACGCAATGACCTAGCAACGACCGCCTGGTGGAAGGAGGAGCGGGATGGGGTGTTCATCGACTTCAACCAGAACGCCTGGGACAAGACGATTGCCTCTGCGTACTCGATCCGTCACACCGGTTTGGTATCGGCCCCGTTCCGGTGGAGTGAGCTGGCCGACATAGACCACCGCGCGATGGACATGATGTCGTTCAAGGACCGCTGGGCAGATGTGGGCGACCTAACGGACGGAATCGACGGAGCCGCCGGTCGGCTCGAAGGCCTGCTCGAGATGGTTGCGGCCGATGAGGAGAACGGGCTGGGCGATGCTCCGTGGCCTCCTCATTACCCGAAGATGCCGGGCGAACCACCGCGCGTGCAGCCGTCGAAGATGCGGAAGGAGAACTGGGAGTAG
- a CDS encoding VOC family protein, protein MAPSVDTAIIFTANMVGLAAFYQQAFELDDPAEQDRHRGFQLDGLYLGIDQVDGASASASNVTLWFRVEDLEGTFERIVGLGAAVRYPPTDTPWGDRLAAVFDPDGNMVGLSQKAQTDPRESAGIPAGG, encoded by the coding sequence ATGGCTCCTTCCGTCGACACCGCCATCATCTTCACGGCGAACATGGTCGGACTGGCCGCCTTCTACCAGCAAGCCTTCGAGCTGGACGACCCGGCCGAGCAAGACCGGCATCGTGGGTTTCAGCTCGACGGGTTGTACCTGGGCATCGACCAGGTCGACGGTGCATCCGCCTCTGCAAGCAATGTCACTCTGTGGTTCAGGGTCGAGGACCTCGAAGGAACATTCGAGCGGATCGTGGGGCTCGGGGCCGCAGTGAGGTATCCACCGACCGACACGCCGTGGGGCGACCGGCTGGCAGCCGTCTTCGATCCGGACGGGAACATGGTCGGCTTGTCGCAGAAGGCGCAGACGGATCCGAGGGAATCGGCGGGAATCCCGGCCGGTGGGTAG
- a CDS encoding DUF333 domain-containing protein, with translation MKRIIPVGLLVISMAFAGCGTDDNDDDAGLANPASVFCEEQGGTLEMRTDDTGTSGFCIFDDGSECEEWAYFRNECSPGDNPGG, from the coding sequence ATGAAGCGGATCATCCCAGTGGGCCTGCTCGTGATTTCCATGGCATTCGCCGGCTGCGGCACGGACGACAACGACGACGACGCCGGTCTTGCCAACCCCGCCTCGGTGTTTTGCGAGGAGCAGGGCGGAACGCTGGAAATGCGAACCGACGACACCGGTACGAGCGGATTCTGCATCTTCGACGATGGGTCGGAGTGCGAGGAATGGGCCTACTTCAGAAATGAATGCAGTCCGGGTGACAACCCGGGCGGATGA
- a CDS encoding DUF4389 domain-containing protein, giving the protein MVTQSDSYPARLDIDYPESLDRFTTFFRLIWVIPIAIVATLLSGTASSTATVISETGEVLSRATESGGGIVAGLFGATMLMIVFRQKYPRWWFDFARELTRFEMRIGSYVALLTDKYPDTENEQSVHLELDYPDAAQDLNRWLPLVKWLLAVPHYIVLAVLAVAAVFAVLIAWFAILFTGRYPRGLFDFVVGVARWGTRVQAYAMLLLTDSYPPFSLR; this is encoded by the coding sequence GTGGTCACCCAGTCGGATTCGTACCCAGCCCGCCTCGACATCGACTACCCCGAGTCGCTTGACCGGTTCACTACGTTCTTCAGGCTGATCTGGGTCATCCCGATCGCCATCGTTGCAACGTTGCTCTCAGGGACCGCCAGTTCAACCGCAACGGTGATCAGCGAGACCGGAGAAGTGTTGAGCAGGGCCACCGAGAGCGGCGGGGGAATCGTTGCCGGACTCTTCGGCGCGACGATGCTCATGATCGTCTTCCGCCAGAAGTACCCGCGCTGGTGGTTCGACTTCGCCCGGGAGCTGACCCGTTTCGAGATGCGCATCGGATCCTACGTAGCCCTCCTCACCGACAAATACCCAGACACCGAGAATGAGCAGTCGGTACACCTGGAACTCGATTACCCGGATGCCGCACAAGACCTGAACCGGTGGTTGCCGCTCGTGAAGTGGCTGCTGGCCGTCCCGCATTACATCGTGCTGGCAGTGCTGGCCGTTGCTGCGGTCTTTGCAGTTCTGATCGCCTGGTTCGCGATACTGTTTACCGGCCGCTACCCACGCGGGCTGTTCGACTTCGTGGTCGGGGTAGCCAGATGGGGAACTCGAGTGCAGGCCTACGCGATGCTGCTGCTCACGGACTCCTACCCACCTTTCAGCCTCCGGTGA
- a CDS encoding NADP-dependent oxidoreductase has product MDAMNHRITLAKRPVGAVADDCFAADDVPVPSPGPGEVLVEVTWLSIDPTIRGWMAYDTYLPAIEIGAPIRSGGLGKVVESDNDAYPVGSTVFGMTGWQQYSVFERGLQIVSDRVPPEAALSVFGTTGLTAYFGLLDIGRPVAGETVLVSGAAGATGSVAGQIAKIKGCRVVGLAGSDEKCAWLTDEAGFDAAINYKTDNVRRAIGQACPDGVDIFFDNVGGEILEAAIGHLALRGRVVMCGAISQYNDEVPGPGPRNLGMLISKRGRMEGFIVLDYLRRAPEAIGELSGWVADGRLAYKTDVVDGLDNAPAALDRLFSGANTGKVMVRL; this is encoded by the coding sequence ATGGATGCCATGAATCACCGAATCACGCTTGCAAAGAGACCGGTCGGCGCAGTGGCCGACGACTGCTTCGCCGCCGACGACGTACCCGTGCCTTCTCCCGGGCCGGGCGAGGTCCTGGTGGAGGTGACGTGGCTGTCGATCGACCCGACCATCAGGGGCTGGATGGCCTACGACACCTATCTGCCGGCTATCGAGATCGGCGCGCCCATACGCAGCGGCGGGTTGGGAAAGGTGGTCGAGTCGGACAACGACGCCTACCCGGTTGGATCCACCGTCTTCGGGATGACCGGATGGCAGCAGTACTCCGTGTTCGAGAGGGGCCTTCAGATCGTTTCCGATCGTGTTCCGCCCGAAGCGGCGCTGAGCGTGTTCGGGACTACCGGTCTCACCGCCTACTTCGGTCTCCTCGACATCGGCCGTCCGGTCGCCGGCGAGACGGTCCTCGTGTCCGGAGCTGCGGGTGCGACCGGTTCCGTCGCGGGCCAGATCGCCAAGATCAAGGGCTGCCGCGTCGTCGGTCTCGCCGGGTCGGACGAGAAGTGCGCCTGGCTCACGGACGAGGCGGGCTTCGACGCGGCCATCAACTACAAGACCGACAACGTACGGCGGGCGATCGGTCAAGCCTGCCCCGACGGCGTCGACATCTTCTTCGACAATGTGGGTGGAGAGATTCTCGAGGCGGCCATCGGCCATCTGGCCCTTCGCGGACGCGTCGTCATGTGCGGCGCCATTTCCCAGTACAACGACGAGGTGCCCGGCCCGGGCCCCAGGAATCTGGGGATGCTCATCAGCAAGCGGGGTCGGATGGAGGGGTTCATCGTCCTCGACTACTTGCGCCGTGCCCCCGAGGCGATCGGCGAGCTGTCTGGTTGGGTTGCCGACGGCCGGCTGGCCTACAAGACGGACGTTGTCGATGGCCTCGACAACGCTCCGGCCGCCCTCGACCGTTTGTTCAGTGGAGCCAACACAGGCAAGGTGATGGTTCGCCTGTAG
- a CDS encoding cysteine synthase family protein, which yields MKPGNTPLVEFSNLAPAGTRLFAKLEWFNPTGSIKDRAAWFMFQNAVQTRKLLPGQPLIEATSGNTGIGLARLAVLHGHPMTICLPDTATEERKQLLRAYGADLIEVPGGPNGAIAHARELVEAGEGQMLDQYGNRWNVYAHFFGTSLEIIRDWSLDDPPGHFFGAYGTGGTLTGNSRGLVRRWPSLRVHSVEPFVDDPIGGMRSQNDPFQPPVADLSLVTDRHEVHAAAATDMVACTMRAEGQFVGTSSGAVLHAAVETLSRDGGTAIALLPDAGWKYVSGPPWSA from the coding sequence ATGAAACCGGGCAATACTCCCCTCGTCGAGTTCTCCAATCTGGCGCCTGCCGGCACCCGCCTGTTCGCCAAACTCGAGTGGTTCAACCCGACGGGATCGATCAAGGACCGGGCGGCCTGGTTCATGTTCCAGAACGCGGTACAGACGCGCAAGCTGCTCCCCGGGCAGCCGCTCATCGAGGCCACATCCGGAAACACCGGTATCGGTCTCGCCAGACTGGCCGTACTGCACGGTCACCCGATGACCATCTGCCTGCCGGACACCGCCACCGAGGAACGCAAACAGCTGCTGCGCGCCTACGGTGCAGACCTGATAGAGGTTCCCGGCGGTCCCAACGGTGCAATCGCTCATGCACGTGAACTGGTCGAAGCCGGCGAGGGGCAGATGCTCGACCAGTACGGCAACCGGTGGAACGTCTACGCGCACTTCTTCGGAACATCGCTCGAGATCATCCGCGACTGGTCGCTCGATGACCCTCCCGGGCACTTCTTCGGTGCGTACGGAACCGGCGGGACCCTGACCGGCAACAGCCGGGGCCTCGTGCGGCGGTGGCCCTCACTGCGGGTTCACTCGGTGGAGCCGTTCGTCGACGATCCGATCGGCGGGATGCGTTCCCAGAACGACCCCTTCCAACCGCCGGTTGCAGATCTGTCACTTGTCACGGACAGACACGAAGTGCACGCAGCCGCCGCCACAGACATGGTTGCCTGCACCATGAGGGCCGAAGGCCAGTTCGTCGGCACGTCGTCGGGGGCGGTGCTCCACGCAGCCGTCGAGACACTCAGCCGGGACGGCGGGACTGCAATCGCCTTGCTCCCCGACGCCGGATGGAAATACGTCAGCGGACCACCCTGGTCGGCCTAG
- a CDS encoding pyridoxamine 5'-phosphate oxidase family protein: MSAPVTTELVWRVVDKHVFAVLALVTPAGEARSAGIVYVVDHHNFYISTGRETWKSRHIMANPNVSLTVTIPKRLPFVPFLKIPSAVATCQGTAEILDVGEVDPSIVQRIYRGMEVTEQIRRDTCVIKVTPTGDFVTYGIGVPMIRMRNPEEAQGRAPVR; the protein is encoded by the coding sequence TTGTCTGCTCCCGTGACCACCGAACTGGTATGGCGAGTCGTGGACAAGCACGTCTTCGCCGTTCTCGCCCTCGTGACTCCCGCCGGCGAGGCTCGCTCGGCGGGCATCGTCTACGTGGTCGACCACCACAACTTCTATATATCGACGGGCCGGGAAACATGGAAATCCCGCCACATCATGGCCAATCCCAACGTCTCGTTGACCGTCACGATCCCGAAGCGGCTTCCGTTCGTCCCATTCCTCAAGATTCCTTCGGCCGTGGCGACGTGCCAGGGAACCGCGGAGATTCTCGACGTCGGGGAGGTGGATCCATCGATTGTGCAGCGGATCTACCGCGGCATGGAGGTGACCGAACAGATCCGCAGGGATACCTGTGTGATCAAGGTCACGCCGACCGGCGACTTCGTCACCTACGGAATCGGCGTTCCGATGATCCGAATGCGGAATCCCGAGGAAGCGCAGGGACGCGCACCGGTGCGATAG
- a CDS encoding patatin-like phospholipase family protein: protein MPVRVLTIEGGGVRGIIPTRLLIALESLSGRPIVDLFDVMVGTSTGGMLALGLATPGEDGKPRYAAKTVGDIYTSHGSEIFPKPPTALPRSLADARDWWASASSNAAIFGYNPDGGNARYSPDGIERAFDLYFGETRLSQALIDVVITSYDLQTKSPVLFKSSDARANGDTDPLMRDVARATSAAPTYFPPLLINWDGVENRLLVDGGVFAKNPAMVGYIEGVHRARRHGLADNDVMVVSLGTGVPGRSQSLTYKEFVSRSWLKLAEDVFRAAEDGQAALHDQVLSTLIGDHYWRFQIDLKNAASYAMDDVSAENVDALRHLGDQLVGARLDDLNRLAKKLVGD from the coding sequence ATGCCTGTCCGGGTGCTGACCATAGAGGGCGGAGGCGTGCGGGGCATCATCCCGACCCGGCTCCTCATCGCGCTCGAGAGCTTGTCCGGACGGCCGATAGTCGATCTGTTCGATGTCATGGTCGGGACTTCGACGGGCGGCATGCTCGCTCTCGGCCTGGCCACTCCCGGAGAAGACGGCAAACCCCGCTATGCCGCCAAGACGGTCGGTGACATCTATACCTCACACGGATCGGAGATCTTCCCCAAACCACCGACGGCGCTTCCCCGCAGCCTGGCGGATGCCAGGGACTGGTGGGCTTCGGCGAGTTCGAACGCAGCCATATTCGGCTACAACCCCGACGGCGGCAACGCGCGCTATTCACCCGATGGCATAGAACGAGCCTTCGATCTCTACTTCGGCGAAACCCGTCTCTCGCAGGCGCTGATCGATGTGGTCATCACCAGCTACGACCTGCAGACCAAGAGCCCGGTGCTGTTCAAATCGAGCGATGCTCGTGCCAACGGCGACACCGACCCCTTGATGCGCGACGTAGCGCGGGCGACATCGGCGGCCCCCACCTACTTCCCGCCGCTGCTCATCAACTGGGACGGAGTCGAAAACCGTTTGCTGGTCGACGGCGGAGTCTTCGCCAAGAACCCGGCGATGGTCGGATACATCGAGGGCGTCCACCGGGCGCGCCGGCACGGCCTGGCGGACAACGACGTGATGGTCGTGTCGCTGGGTACCGGAGTTCCGGGCAGATCGCAGAGTCTGACCTACAAGGAGTTCGTCAGCAGAAGCTGGCTCAAACTCGCCGAGGACGTGTTCCGGGCGGCGGAGGATGGCCAGGCGGCGCTCCACGACCAGGTGCTGAGCACACTCATCGGCGACCACTACTGGCGATTCCAGATCGACTTGAAGAATGCAGCCAGCTACGCCATGGACGACGTCAGTGCCGAGAACGTCGACGCCCTCCGGCATCTCGGCGATCAGCTGGTCGGAGCGCGACTGGACGATCTCAACCGGCTGGCCAAGAAGCTCGTCGGAGACTGA
- a CDS encoding amidohydrolase family protein, with protein MDIIVRSARVRGRPDCVDIGIDAGRIVAIDDRIDDESEVSIDAGGMLTTESFVNPHLHLCKVYTLDRMDELALADYHGDQMGKAMNAIELAARVKSDYDAAWIVPNARKAVALAALHGNTHIRAFADVDTKARLEGINALLQVRDEFAGTVDVQVVAFAQDGLIREPGASGLLREAMELGADVVGGIPWIEFTEVDEQAHVDQIFDLAVEFDKPVSMLVDDAGDPGLRTLEMMAVKAIEKGWQGRALAHHARAMALYPKPYLQKLAALLKAAGIGVVTDPHTGPLHARVRELLDEGVLVCLGQDDVSDAYYPLGRNSMLEVAFLAVHLLWMTTAADMEKVFSMVTTDAAIGMGLADHRLEVGAPANLVVLSEPDVREALRTHAAPAHVISHGRTVDKRAMQTIVDTGGADSP; from the coding sequence GTGGACATCATCGTCCGTTCGGCGAGGGTGAGGGGACGGCCGGACTGTGTAGACATCGGGATAGACGCCGGTCGGATCGTCGCTATCGATGATCGTATCGACGATGAGTCAGAAGTCTCCATCGATGCAGGGGGAATGCTGACTACCGAATCTTTCGTAAACCCGCATCTGCATCTGTGCAAGGTGTACACGCTGGATCGAATGGACGAACTGGCGCTTGCCGATTACCACGGCGACCAGATGGGCAAGGCGATGAACGCGATCGAGTTGGCCGCCCGGGTGAAGTCCGACTACGACGCCGCGTGGATCGTTCCAAATGCCCGAAAGGCCGTGGCCCTCGCCGCGCTGCACGGCAATACCCACATCCGGGCCTTCGCCGACGTGGACACGAAGGCACGGCTCGAGGGAATCAACGCGCTACTTCAGGTCAGGGATGAGTTCGCCGGAACGGTGGACGTTCAGGTGGTTGCTTTCGCGCAGGACGGACTGATCCGGGAGCCGGGTGCATCGGGCCTGTTGCGAGAGGCCATGGAGCTGGGCGCAGATGTCGTCGGAGGAATTCCCTGGATCGAGTTCACCGAGGTCGATGAGCAGGCGCACGTGGACCAGATCTTCGATCTCGCAGTCGAGTTCGACAAGCCGGTCTCGATGCTGGTCGACGACGCCGGCGATCCGGGCCTGCGAACCCTGGAGATGATGGCCGTCAAGGCCATCGAGAAAGGCTGGCAGGGGAGGGCGCTGGCGCACCACGCCAGGGCGATGGCGCTCTACCCGAAGCCCTATCTGCAGAAGCTGGCCGCGTTGCTGAAGGCCGCCGGGATTGGAGTGGTGACCGACCCTCACACCGGCCCGTTGCATGCCCGCGTTCGTGAACTGCTGGACGAAGGTGTCTTGGTGTGCCTCGGTCAAGACGATGTGTCGGACGCTTACTACCCGCTCGGCCGCAACAGCATGCTCGAGGTCGCCTTCCTGGCCGTACATCTGCTGTGGATGACCACCGCCGCCGACATGGAGAAGGTCTTCTCGATGGTCACAACCGATGCGGCGATCGGCATGGGCCTCGCCGACCATCGGCTGGAGGTTGGTGCCCCGGCGAATCTCGTCGTGTTGAGTGAGCCGGATGTGCGTGAAGCTCTACGTACCCACGCAGCTCCCGCGCACGTGATCAGCCACGGCCGTACCGTCGACAAGAGAGCGATGCAGACGATCGTGGATACAGGTGGAGCCGATTCTCCTTAG
- a CDS encoding Hsp20/alpha crystallin family protein: MALLRWSPFDAFAALERDMQDLMDRMPMRTGARREPVGEFVWRPRVDVFREKDAVVVRAELPGVDPEKDIEISVEDRVLRIAGQRSFDREIEEEDFYLSERSFGRFQREIMLPQGVDVDQLQAHFENGVLSMTIPLPVEVQPGSRRIPISVGSQTELEAETGD; the protein is encoded by the coding sequence ATGGCACTACTTCGCTGGTCTCCTTTCGATGCCTTTGCAGCGCTCGAACGGGACATGCAGGATCTGATGGATCGTATGCCGATGCGGACCGGGGCCCGCCGGGAGCCGGTGGGTGAGTTCGTCTGGCGTCCCCGCGTCGACGTGTTCCGCGAGAAGGACGCCGTTGTTGTCCGGGCAGAGTTGCCCGGAGTAGACCCCGAGAAGGACATCGAGATATCGGTAGAGGACCGGGTGCTCCGCATTGCAGGACAGAGGTCGTTTGACCGGGAAATCGAAGAGGAAGATTTCTATCTCTCGGAGCGTTCGTTCGGCAGATTCCAGCGCGAAATCATGTTGCCGCAGGGAGTAGACGTGGATCAGCTCCAAGCCCACTTCGAGAACGGGGTCCTTTCGATGACGATCCCGCTGCCCGTCGAAGTGCAGCCGGGTTCGCGCCGGATTCCTATCTCGGTCGGATCACAGACTGAACTCGAGGCAGAAACCGGAGATTGA